One segment of Marvinbryantia formatexigens DSM 14469 DNA contains the following:
- the thiM gene encoding hydroxyethylthiazole kinase, producing the protein MLGKMLENVREKTPLVHNITNYVTVNDCANILLACGGSPIMSDDIGEVEEITSVCGGLNINIGTLNERTIRSMLAAGKKANELGHPVILDLVGAGASALRTNTAKKLLEEVRFSVIRGNISEIKTLALGGGTTKGVDADVADKVTDETLDSVIAFAKAFSEKTGAVIVITGATDIVADSQKAYVIKNGVPTMSQITGSGCMLTAMTAAYITANPQQLLEAAAAAVCAMGLCGEKAEAVRKEQNAGNSSFRNYLIDEVYKLDGRMLEEGARYEIC; encoded by the coding sequence ATGCTAGGAAAAATGCTGGAAAATGTGAGAGAGAAAACGCCGCTGGTACATAACATCACAAATTATGTGACAGTAAACGATTGCGCCAATATTCTGCTGGCGTGCGGAGGTTCGCCGATTATGTCGGACGACATTGGAGAAGTGGAGGAAATTACCTCCGTGTGCGGCGGTCTGAATATCAATATCGGGACGCTGAATGAGCGCACCATCCGGTCAATGCTGGCGGCAGGCAAAAAAGCGAATGAGCTGGGACATCCGGTAATCCTGGACCTGGTCGGGGCCGGAGCGTCCGCACTTCGCACCAATACCGCAAAAAAGCTTCTGGAGGAAGTGAGATTCAGTGTTATCCGCGGAAATATCTCAGAAATTAAGACCCTTGCGCTGGGAGGCGGAACGACAAAAGGGGTGGATGCAGATGTTGCGGATAAGGTGACGGATGAAACCCTGGATTCTGTCATTGCCTTTGCGAAAGCCTTTTCAGAAAAAACAGGAGCTGTAATCGTAATCACCGGCGCGACCGATATTGTGGCGGATTCACAAAAAGCATATGTGATTAAAAACGGGGTGCCGACAATGTCTCAGATTACAGGAAGCGGATGTATGCTGACGGCGATGACAGCGGCGTACATCACTGCAAATCCGCAGCAGCTTCTGGAGGCTGCCGCTGCGGCAGTATGTGCTATGGGCCTTTGCGGAGAGAAAGCGGAGGCTGTGAGAAAAGAACAGAATGCGGGTAATTCCAGCTTCCGGAATTATCTGATAGATGAGGTATATAAACTGGATGGCAGGATGCTGGAAGAGGGTGCGAGGTATGAAATTTGCTAA
- the thiC gene encoding phosphomethylpyrimidine synthase ThiC, whose product MQYTTQMDAARKGIITAQMETVAQKEGIPAVELAKLMAEGKVIIPCNKNHKSISPAGVGSMLKTKINVNLGTSRDCKNLEMELQKVESAVSMGAEAIMDLSSYGDTGKFRRMLTEKCPAMIGTVPIYDAVVYYHKPLIKITSEEWLDIVRMHAQDGVDFMTIHCGINKETAHKFKRNKRLTNIVSRGGSIIFAWMEMTGKENPFYEHFDEILEICREYDVTLSLGDACRPGSIADGTDAAQIEELIALGELTKRAWEKDVQVMIEGPGHMPLNQIAANMEIEKTLCHGAPFYVLGPIVTDIAPGYDHITSAIGGAVAAMNGASFLCYVTPAEHLRLPDVEDVKEGIIAARIAAHAADIAKGVPGAANWDNQMSLARKQLNWEEMFRLAIDPEKARRYRASSKPEKEDTCSMCGNFCAVKNMNRILDGEIVSIFDE is encoded by the coding sequence ATGCAATATACAACACAAATGGATGCAGCGCGCAAAGGAATTATTACTGCGCAGATGGAGACAGTGGCGCAGAAGGAAGGGATTCCGGCGGTGGAGCTGGCAAAGCTGATGGCGGAAGGAAAGGTGATTATTCCGTGCAACAAAAATCATAAGAGCATTTCTCCGGCTGGCGTGGGCTCCATGCTGAAAACGAAAATCAATGTAAATCTCGGAACCTCCAGAGACTGCAAAAATCTGGAAATGGAGCTTCAGAAGGTGGAGAGCGCTGTTTCTATGGGAGCGGAGGCGATTATGGATTTAAGCTCCTATGGCGATACAGGAAAATTCCGCCGGATGCTGACAGAAAAATGTCCGGCAATGATTGGCACGGTGCCGATTTATGATGCGGTGGTGTATTATCATAAGCCGCTGATAAAAATCACATCGGAGGAATGGCTTGATATTGTGCGGATGCACGCGCAGGACGGCGTGGATTTTATGACCATCCACTGCGGAATTAATAAAGAGACAGCACATAAGTTTAAGAGAAATAAGCGTCTGACAAATATTGTTTCACGCGGCGGCTCGATTATCTTTGCATGGATGGAAATGACAGGAAAAGAAAATCCGTTTTACGAGCATTTTGATGAGATTCTGGAAATCTGCCGGGAATATGATGTTACATTAAGTTTAGGTGATGCGTGCAGACCGGGTTCTATTGCGGACGGCACGGACGCTGCGCAGATTGAAGAGCTGATAGCACTTGGCGAGCTGACGAAGCGGGCGTGGGAAAAGGATGTCCAGGTGATGATTGAGGGACCGGGTCATATGCCGCTCAATCAGATTGCCGCAAATATGGAAATTGAAAAAACACTGTGTCACGGTGCGCCTTTTTATGTTCTGGGGCCGATTGTGACAGATATCGCTCCCGGATACGACCACATCACCTCCGCTATCGGCGGGGCTGTGGCGGCGATGAACGGCGCTTCGTTCCTTTGTTATGTGACGCCCGCGGAACACCTGCGCCTGCCGGATGTGGAGGATGTAAAGGAAGGAATTATTGCTGCCCGGATTGCAGCGCATGCAGCGGATATAGCCAAGGGAGTTCCGGGAGCGGCCAACTGGGATAACCAGATGAGCCTTGCGCGAAAGCAGCTTAACTGGGAGGAAATGTTCCGCCTTGCCATAGACCCCGAAAAAGCGAGAAGGTACCGCGCTTCTTCAAAGCCGGAAAAAGAAGATACCTGCAGTATGTGCGGAAATTTCTGCGCAGTGAAAAACATGAACCGGATTCTGGACGGGGAAATCGTGTCTATTTTCGATGAGTGA
- a CDS encoding MATE family efflux transporter, whose product MNEKTDFTQGSILKKLAYFMLPILGALVLQAAYGAVDLLVVGRFGSTSGLSAVSTGSQVLNLVTFVVTQLAMGITVLIARYLGEKRSEAIGPVIGGAVVVFALISAGLFVLMVCFARPISVLMQAPAEAVDLTSDYVRICGSGIFFIVAYNLLSAVFRGLGDSRSPLLFVLIACVVNVIGDLALVAGLHMDATGAALATVFAQAVSVVCAVVMLVKKGLPFPITKKDFRLNPQCRKFLSIGLPLALQEFLTQVSFLALCAFVNRLGLEASSGYGVACKIVNFAMLIPSALMQSMASFVSQNVGAGNTKRAKSAMFTGIGVGLVFGCAVFALVMLKGDVLAGFFSTDAAVVRKAFEYLKGFAPETILTAVLFSMIGYFNGNDKTLWVMVQGLVQTLLVRLPMSYFMSIQPNASLTMIGLAAPTSTAVGILLNIVFYIYLNKKAPQKRAQKA is encoded by the coding sequence ATGAATGAGAAAACAGATTTTACACAGGGCAGTATTTTGAAAAAGCTGGCATATTTTATGCTTCCGATTTTAGGTGCGCTGGTGCTGCAGGCGGCATATGGAGCGGTGGATCTGCTGGTGGTGGGAAGATTCGGTTCCACCTCCGGGCTTTCCGCGGTTTCCACCGGCAGCCAGGTACTGAATCTTGTTACCTTTGTGGTTACGCAGCTTGCAATGGGCATTACCGTTCTGATTGCCCGCTATCTGGGAGAAAAGCGTTCGGAAGCGATCGGTCCGGTCATTGGCGGTGCGGTGGTTGTGTTTGCCCTGATTTCTGCAGGGCTTTTTGTCCTGATGGTATGCTTTGCACGTCCAATCTCGGTCCTGATGCAGGCTCCGGCGGAAGCGGTCGATCTGACGTCTGACTATGTGCGCATTTGCGGAAGCGGTATTTTCTTTATCGTGGCATATAATTTGCTTTCCGCTGTTTTCAGAGGTCTGGGAGACAGCAGATCGCCGCTGCTCTTTGTACTGATTGCCTGTGTGGTCAATGTGATCGGCGATCTGGCGCTGGTTGCCGGGCTGCATATGGATGCGACCGGCGCGGCGCTTGCGACGGTTTTTGCGCAGGCGGTCAGTGTGGTGTGCGCCGTGGTAATGCTTGTGAAAAAAGGGCTTCCGTTCCCCATTACCAAAAAAGATTTCCGGCTGAATCCGCAATGCCGGAAGTTTCTGAGCATCGGGCTGCCGCTGGCACTGCAGGAATTTCTGACGCAGGTTTCTTTCCTGGCCCTGTGTGCGTTCGTGAACCGTCTTGGTCTGGAGGCTTCTTCCGGCTACGGCGTTGCCTGCAAGATCGTAAACTTTGCCATGCTGATCCCAAGCGCGCTGATGCAGTCGATGGCATCCTTTGTTTCTCAGAATGTGGGAGCCGGAAATACAAAGCGGGCGAAAAGCGCGATGTTTACCGGTATTGGCGTAGGACTGGTATTTGGCTGTGCGGTATTTGCCCTTGTTATGCTGAAGGGCGATGTGCTGGCAGGATTCTTCTCCACGGATGCTGCGGTTGTCCGGAAGGCATTTGAGTATCTGAAGGGCTTTGCGCCGGAAACGATCCTGACGGCTGTTCTGTTCAGTATGATTGGCTATTTTAACGGAAACGATAAGACGCTCTGGGTTATGGTGCAGGGGCTTGTTCAGACGCTTCTGGTACGGCTGCCGATGTCTTATTTTATGAGTATTCAGCCCAACGCCAGTTTGACCATGATCGGGCTTGCCGCTCCGACATCTACAGCCGTGGGGATCTTATTAAATATTGTATTTTATATATATTTAAATAAGAAAGCGCCCCAAAAGCGTGCTCAGAAAGCGTAG
- a CDS encoding MarR family winged helix-turn-helix transcriptional regulator, producing the protein MTVEKIKEMLDACYQAKRIRDMLPPLPAGVTPSYIQYLDVIENLERRGVRVKISDISSALGLPRPGVTRTVKEMENKGYLTKIASAEDGRIIYISMTESGKQLSYRYNEQYFSVLAPHLADISEEDADCMIRIIEKFYRGTCEWRDSFYE; encoded by the coding sequence ATGACTGTTGAGAAAATAAAGGAGATGCTGGACGCCTGTTATCAGGCAAAACGAATCCGCGATATGCTTCCGCCACTGCCGGCGGGCGTTACGCCTTCTTACATACAATATCTTGACGTTATTGAGAATCTGGAACGCCGGGGCGTCCGGGTAAAGATTTCGGACATCAGCAGTGCGCTGGGGCTTCCAAGACCGGGAGTGACCAGGACGGTCAAGGAAATGGAGAATAAGGGGTATCTGACGAAAATTGCTTCTGCGGAGGATGGGCGTATTATCTATATTTCCATGACAGAATCCGGGAAACAGTTGTCATACAGATATAACGAGCAGTATTTCAGCGTCCTGGCGCCGCATCTTGCCGATATTTCCGAAGAAGATGCGGACTGTATGATCCGGATTATAGAAAAATTTTATCGTGGAACGTGTGAGTGGAGGGATTCTTTTTATGAATGA
- a CDS encoding Uma2 family endonuclease — protein sequence MDKKMIDGGKQNSRGEQTEAAKEYPLEGLVKTDGMVCEALAAYLPAKKQGEFTVEDLANIPDEQRVELIDGVIFEMEAPYTIHQTIELEIFARLRAFIMEKGGKCVPFAAPVDVQLDCDNKTMLQPDVMVICDREKNNGKRIYGAPDFIAEVLSKSTRKKDLLIKTVKYENAGVRECWMIDPDKKQILVYDFEREGYPVIYGFDDEIPVRIFEGECKINFREIHDYLKEIYGV from the coding sequence ATGGATAAAAAGATGATTGACGGCGGAAAACAGAACAGCAGAGGGGAGCAGACAGAAGCTGCGAAAGAGTATCCTTTAGAGGGTCTGGTGAAAACAGATGGCATGGTGTGTGAGGCGCTTGCGGCGTATCTTCCGGCAAAAAAACAGGGGGAGTTTACGGTAGAGGACCTGGCAAACATTCCGGATGAACAGCGGGTGGAACTGATTGACGGGGTGATTTTTGAAATGGAGGCTCCGTATACGATTCACCAGACGATAGAATTGGAGATTTTTGCGAGATTAAGAGCATTTATCATGGAAAAAGGCGGGAAATGCGTGCCGTTTGCTGCTCCGGTGGATGTGCAGCTTGACTGTGACAATAAGACCATGCTGCAGCCGGATGTGATGGTTATTTGTGACAGAGAGAAAAACAATGGTAAGCGCATTTATGGAGCGCCGGATTTTATCGCAGAGGTATTGTCAAAATCTACAAGGAAAAAAGACCTGCTCATAAAAACAGTAAAATATGAAAACGCCGGTGTGCGCGAGTGCTGGATGATAGACCCGGATAAAAAACAGATTCTCGTATATGACTTTGAGAGAGAAGGATATCCTGTTATTTATGGATTTGATGATGAGATTCCCGTGCGTATATTTGAAGGGGAATGCAAAATTAATTTTAGAGAAATTCATGATTATCTTAAAGAAATCTATGGGGTGTGA
- the purB gene encoding adenylosuccinate lyase — protein sequence MMNDRYQSPLSERYASREMQYIFSPDMKFKTWRKLWIALAETEKELGLNITDEQIAELKEHAEDINYDVAKAREKVVRHDVMSHVYAYGVQCPKAKGIIHLGATSCYVGDNTDIIVMAEALKLVKKKLVNVIAELAKFADTYKAQPTLAFTHFQPAQPTTVGKRATLWMQEFLMDLDDLNYVLGSLKLLGSKGTTGTQASFLELFDGDQEKIDKIDPMIAEKMGFEACYPVSGQTYSRKVDTRVLNVLAGIAASAHKFSNDIRLLQHLKEVEEPFEKTQIGSSAMAYKRNPMRSERIASLSRFVICDALNPAITSATQWFERTLDDSANKRLSVPEGFLAVDGILDLCLNVVDGLVVYPKVIEKHLMAELPFMATENIMMDAVKAGGDRQELHEKIRELSMEAGRNVKVEGKENNLLELIAEDEAFNLTMEELQKTMDPAKYVGRAPRQVDVFLEKNVKPVLEENKELLGLKAEINV from the coding sequence ATGATGAACGACAGATATCAGAGCCCGTTATCGGAGCGTTATGCAAGCCGCGAAATGCAGTACATTTTTTCACCGGATATGAAGTTTAAGACCTGGAGAAAGCTGTGGATTGCGCTGGCAGAGACAGAAAAGGAGCTTGGTCTGAACATCACGGATGAACAGATAGCAGAGCTGAAGGAGCACGCGGAGGACATTAACTACGATGTGGCGAAGGCACGTGAGAAGGTAGTGCGCCACGACGTTATGTCGCACGTTTACGCCTATGGCGTGCAGTGCCCGAAGGCGAAAGGCATTATCCACCTGGGAGCGACCTCCTGCTACGTGGGAGACAACACCGATATTATTGTAATGGCGGAGGCGCTGAAGCTGGTGAAGAAAAAGCTGGTCAATGTCATTGCGGAGCTGGCGAAATTTGCCGATACCTATAAGGCGCAGCCGACGCTTGCCTTCACGCATTTCCAGCCGGCGCAGCCGACGACCGTCGGAAAGCGCGCGACCCTGTGGATGCAGGAATTCCTGATGGACCTGGATGATTTAAACTATGTGCTCGGCAGTCTGAAGCTGCTCGGCAGCAAAGGAACGACCGGTACGCAGGCGAGCTTTCTGGAGCTGTTTGACGGCGACCAGGAGAAAATTGACAAAATTGACCCGATGATTGCGGAGAAAATGGGATTTGAGGCATGTTATCCGGTTTCCGGGCAGACGTATTCGCGCAAGGTGGATACCCGCGTGCTCAATGTCCTTGCCGGCATCGCCGCGAGCGCACACAAATTCTCGAATGACATCCGTCTGCTGCAGCATCTGAAGGAGGTGGAGGAACCGTTTGAAAAGACCCAGATTGGCTCCTCGGCGATGGCGTATAAGAGAAATCCGATGCGCAGCGAGCGTATCGCCTCCCTGTCCAGATTTGTAATCTGCGATGCACTGAATCCGGCAATTACCTCGGCGACGCAGTGGTTTGAGCGCACGCTGGACGATTCCGCCAACAAACGTCTGTCCGTCCCGGAGGGTTTTCTGGCGGTGGATGGCATCCTGGACCTCTGTCTGAACGTGGTAGACGGTCTGGTGGTTTATCCGAAGGTCATCGAAAAGCATCTGATGGCGGAGCTGCCGTTTATGGCTACGGAAAATATTATGATGGATGCGGTAAAAGCGGGCGGCGACCGTCAGGAGCTGCATGAGAAAATCCGGGAACTTTCAATGGAAGCCGGAAGGAATGTAAAGGTAGAAGGAAAAGAAAACAATCTTCTGGAGCTGATTGCTGAGGATGAAGCGTTCAATCTGACGATGGAAGAACTGCAGAAAACGATGGATCCGGCAAAATACGTCGGACGCGCACCGCGCCAGGTGGACGTATTCCTGGAGAAAAATGTAAAACCGGTTCTGGAAGAAAACAAAGAGCTTCTCGGTCTGAAAGCAGAAATTAACGTATAG
- the purF gene encoding amidophosphoribosyltransferase: MREEEIHQQCEPEEGLHEECGVFGMYDLDGKDVAAPIYYGLFALQHRGQESCGIAVSDTNGPKGKVISHKGMGLVNEVFVDGTLEALKGDIGVGHVRYSTAGASTRENAQPLVLNYVKGTLGLAHNGNLINANELRHELEYSGAIFQTTIDTEVIAYHIARERIGSRNVEEAVLKAMKKIKGAYSLVVMSPRKLIGARDPFGFKPLCIGKRDNAWIITSETCALETLGAEYVRDVEPGEVVAITRDGISSDKSMCIPKEQHARCIFEYIYFARPDSHIDGVSVYGSRIKAGRFLAMDSPVEADLVVGVPESGNAAALGYSLQSGIPYGSAFVKNSYVGRTFIKPKQSNRESSVKIKLNVLREAVAGKRVIMIDDSIVRGTTSDRIVKMLRDAGATEVHMRVSSPPFLWPCYFGTDVPARDQLIACNRSVEEIRQIIGADSLGYLRLERLREMVNGLEICTGCFTGKYPMEPPTEDIRGDYDA, translated from the coding sequence ATGAGAGAAGAGGAAATACATCAGCAGTGTGAGCCGGAGGAAGGGCTGCATGAGGAATGCGGCGTCTTCGGCATGTACGATCTGGACGGAAAGGATGTGGCTGCGCCGATATATTACGGGCTGTTTGCGCTGCAGCACCGCGGGCAGGAAAGCTGCGGTATTGCGGTGAGCGATACGAATGGACCGAAGGGAAAGGTGATTTCCCACAAGGGCATGGGGCTGGTAAATGAAGTGTTTGTGGATGGAACGCTGGAGGCGCTGAAGGGGGATATCGGCGTCGGTCATGTGCGCTATTCGACCGCCGGGGCGAGCACCCGCGAAAATGCGCAGCCGCTGGTGCTGAATTATGTAAAGGGAACGCTGGGGCTGGCGCACAACGGCAATCTGATTAACGCGAATGAGCTGCGCCACGAGCTGGAGTACAGCGGGGCGATTTTCCAGACAACGATTGACACGGAAGTGATTGCCTATCACATCGCGCGGGAGCGGATTGGTTCCCGGAATGTCGAGGAAGCAGTTTTAAAGGCAATGAAAAAAATAAAAGGGGCTTATTCTCTGGTGGTGATGTCGCCGCGCAAGCTTATCGGGGCGCGCGACCCATTCGGCTTTAAGCCGCTGTGCATCGGAAAGCGCGATAATGCCTGGATTATTACCTCCGAGACCTGCGCGCTGGAGACGCTGGGCGCGGAATACGTCCGCGACGTGGAGCCGGGAGAGGTGGTGGCAATCACCAGAGACGGCATTTCCTCGGATAAGAGTATGTGTATTCCCAAAGAGCAGCATGCGCGCTGCATTTTTGAGTATATTTATTTTGCAAGACCGGATAGCCACATCGACGGCGTGAGCGTTTACGGCTCCCGCATTAAGGCGGGACGTTTTCTCGCTATGGATTCCCCGGTGGAGGCGGATCTGGTGGTGGGCGTTCCGGAATCGGGAAATGCGGCTGCCCTTGGCTATTCCCTGCAGTCGGGGATTCCATACGGGAGCGCGTTTGTGAAAAACAGCTATGTGGGGCGCACCTTCATCAAGCCAAAGCAGAGCAACCGCGAATCCAGCGTAAAAATCAAGCTGAACGTGCTGCGTGAGGCGGTGGCGGGAAAGCGCGTCATCATGATTGACGATTCCATTGTGCGCGGAACCACCAGCGACCGCATTGTGAAGATGCTGCGCGACGCGGGAGCGACGGAGGTGCATATGCGTGTCAGCTCTCCGCCCTTTCTGTGGCCGTGCTACTTTGGAACCGACGTGCCCGCGCGCGACCAGCTGATTGCCTGTAACCGCAGCGTGGAGGAAATCCGTCAGATAATCGGGGCGGACAGCCTGGGTTATCTGCGGCTGGAGCGCCTGCGCGAGATGGTAAACGGACTGGAAATCTGCACCGGATGTTTTACCGGCAAGTACCCGATGGAGCCGCCCACGGAGGACATCCGCGGGGACTATGATGCATAA
- a CDS encoding transporter substrate-binding domain-containing protein, which yields MKKKLAYVLCGTMLLASLSFAGVSANEDLTYAVEAGSAGEAAAQDNGFTYNSVASQADALMEVASGTSDAAIIDLLMAGAMIGEGTSYPDLTHTDELTEEEYGVGCRKGSDLAAYINNVFAESYADGTMEEIATTYGVQEALVEQPEASEETAEAAEDSDVAYIQDKGSLIVGITDFAPMDYKDDNGDWIGFDADMAKLVAEKLGVEVEFVEIDWDNKIMELDAKNIDVVWNGMTLTDEVKSSMECTNAYCNNAQVIVVPAE from the coding sequence ATGAAAAAGAAATTGGCTTATGTATTATGCGGAACCATGCTGCTGGCTTCCCTCTCTTTCGCGGGCGTATCCGCAAACGAAGACCTTACCTATGCGGTAGAGGCGGGCTCTGCCGGAGAAGCTGCCGCGCAGGACAACGGCTTTACCTACAATTCCGTTGCATCACAGGCTGACGCACTGATGGAGGTTGCTTCCGGCACTTCCGACGCGGCAATCATCGACCTTCTGATGGCGGGCGCCATGATCGGCGAGGGCACCAGCTATCCGGATCTGACACATACGGACGAGCTTACAGAGGAAGAATACGGCGTAGGCTGCCGCAAGGGCTCCGACCTTGCCGCTTACATAAACAATGTATTTGCGGAGAGCTATGCGGACGGCACGATGGAGGAGATTGCCACCACATACGGCGTGCAGGAAGCGCTGGTGGAGCAGCCGGAGGCTTCTGAGGAAACAGCGGAAGCTGCAGAGGACAGCGACGTTGCCTACATCCAGGATAAGGGCTCTCTCATCGTCGGCATCACCGACTTCGCACCGATGGATTACAAGGATGACAACGGCGACTGGATCGGCTTCGACGCTGATATGGCGAAGCTGGTGGCAGAAAAGCTCGGCGTGGAAGTGGAATTTGTGGAAATCGACTGGGACAACAAAATCATGGAGCTTGACGCGAAAAACATCGATGTTGTCTGGAACGGTATGACGCTTACCGACGAGGTGAAATCCTCTATGGAATGCACGAATGCTTACTGCAACAACGCGCAGGTAATCGTCGTTCCGGCAGAATAA
- a CDS encoding amino acid ABC transporter permease yields MLLNVTRTLMSGLATTFQIFFFTLIFSLPLGLLLAFGTISKCRPLSYLIQLIVWIIRGTPLMLQLIIIFYGPGLWFGHNIWSGGEAGRITATVVAFTINYACYFSVIFRGGIEGVPAGQREAGQVLGMTKSQIFFKVTLLQMIKRIVPPMSNEIITLVKDTSLARIIAAQELTFAGYSFMKSAGLTWPLFYTGVFYLVFVGILTLLFNYIEKKLDYFR; encoded by the coding sequence ATGCTTTTAAATGTTACACGCACGCTGATGAGCGGTCTTGCGACCACCTTTCAGATTTTTTTCTTTACGCTGATTTTTTCGCTGCCGCTCGGTCTGCTGCTTGCTTTCGGCACCATCAGCAAATGCCGTCCCCTGAGCTATCTTATCCAGCTCATCGTCTGGATCATCCGCGGCACGCCGCTGATGCTGCAGCTTATCATCATTTTTTACGGTCCCGGTCTGTGGTTCGGACACAATATCTGGAGCGGCGGGGAAGCCGGACGCATCACGGCAACCGTCGTCGCCTTTACCATCAACTACGCCTGCTATTTTTCCGTGATTTTCCGCGGCGGCATCGAAGGTGTTCCCGCCGGTCAGCGCGAAGCGGGGCAGGTGCTTGGCATGACAAAGAGCCAGATTTTCTTTAAGGTCACGCTGCTGCAGATGATTAAGCGTATCGTTCCGCCGATGTCAAACGAGATTATCACGCTGGTAAAAGACACCTCGCTTGCGCGCATCATTGCCGCGCAGGAGCTGACCTTTGCCGGTTATTCCTTCATGAAATCCGCCGGTCTGACATGGCCGCTGTTTTATACCGGAGTATTTTATCTTGT